From Caballeronia insecticola, a single genomic window includes:
- a CDS encoding DUF6726 family protein: MKWKVLAVLVAASLGLSGCGLAAAPCRIASAGLKIVPLVGHVAAAPTDACAEVIDP; this comes from the coding sequence GTGAAATGGAAAGTGCTGGCCGTGCTCGTCGCGGCTTCCCTGGGCCTGTCGGGCTGCGGTTTGGCGGCAGCGCCGTGCCGGATCGCCTCGGCGGGGCTGAAGATCGTGCCGCTCGTCGGCCACGTCGCGGCCGCGCCGACCGACGCGTGCGCGGAAGTGATCGATCCGTGA
- a CDS encoding MliC family protein produces MKRLLACTLAMLGAQAAFAMPLTVPQIQTASTQTTRYDCKGGKSVTVLYTNTRNHQSFAALTVDGRKLLFVNVIAGSGAKYVADQYTWWTKGPQANLYDEMAAKDSSPLLADCETRKK; encoded by the coding sequence ATGAAAAGACTTCTCGCATGCACGCTGGCGATGCTGGGCGCACAGGCCGCGTTCGCCATGCCGCTTACCGTGCCGCAGATTCAGACCGCATCGACGCAAACGACGCGCTACGACTGCAAGGGCGGCAAGAGCGTCACCGTCCTGTATACGAACACGCGCAACCATCAGAGCTTCGCGGCGCTGACTGTCGACGGACGCAAGCTTCTTTTCGTCAACGTGATTGCGGGATCGGGCGCAAAATACGTCGCCGATCAATACACGTGGTGGACCAAGGGCCCGCAAGCCAATCTCTACGACGAGATGGCCGCGAAGGATTCGTCGCCGCTGCTTGCCGACTGCGAGACGCGCAAGAAATAG